Proteins from one Actinomycetota bacterium genomic window:
- a CDS encoding Rieske (2Fe-2S) protein: MPGFLDKLLASLEDAKILDKVAIPGTDAASKVIPKGPVKDALTGKWLGHPVHPLLTDVAIGFWTAGGVLDLLGERHEKSAEVMTGLGILSAIPTALAGLADWVDTIGEERRVGLVHALGNTAALTAFTSSYFCRRNGDTTSGKLLAALGLGLLGASGYLGGHLAFRMGSGVDRTAFDHKPQDWTPVLADEDLLEDAPQVVQAGDTDVLLYRNSGNVCAIHNVCTHRGGPLNEGSIDPEARTVTCPWHASEFDLCTGEVIHGPASAPQARFETRVHGGKIELKEVRGG; this comes from the coding sequence ATGCCGGGCTTTCTCGACAAGTTGCTGGCCAGCCTTGAAGACGCCAAGATCCTGGACAAAGTAGCGATTCCGGGCACCGATGCGGCCTCCAAGGTCATTCCGAAAGGTCCGGTCAAGGACGCCTTGACCGGCAAGTGGCTGGGGCATCCGGTGCACCCGCTCCTGACCGACGTGGCGATTGGTTTCTGGACCGCAGGCGGGGTGCTGGACCTGCTCGGTGAACGCCACGAGAAGTCCGCCGAGGTCATGACCGGCCTGGGCATTCTCTCCGCCATACCGACGGCCCTGGCCGGGCTGGCGGATTGGGTCGACACCATCGGGGAAGAGCGCCGGGTGGGCCTCGTCCACGCTCTGGGAAACACGGCAGCCCTGACCGCGTTCACCTCCTCCTACTTCTGCCGCCGCAACGGCGACACCACCTCGGGCAAGTTGCTTGCGGCGCTCGGCTTGGGACTGCTGGGGGCCTCGGGGTACCTAGGGGGTCACCTGGCGTTCCGGATGGGCTCCGGCGTCGACCGGACGGCATTCGACCACAAGCCTCAGGACTGGACCCCGGTCCTGGCCGACGAGGACCTGCTGGAGGACGCACCGCAGGTCGTGCAGGCCGGCGACACCGACGTGCTGCTCTACCGCAACTCCGGGAACGTTTGCGCCATCCACAACGTGTGCACCCACCGGGGCGGCCCGCTGAACGAGGGGTCGATCGACCCGGAAGCCCGCACCGTCACCTGCCCGTGGCACGCCAGCGAGTTCGACCTCTGCACCGGCGAGGTGATCCACGGCCCCGCCAGCGCTCCACAAGCCCGATTCGAGACCAGGGTTCACGGGGGAAAGATCGAGTTAAAAGAGGTTAGAGGAGGCTGA
- a CDS encoding chemotaxis protein CheB has product MSPEQPAPERLIVIGGSAGSIEVLTTLIGGLPADLPAAVLIAIHISPEARSRLPEILGRAGILPATHAVDGEPILAGRVYVAPPDHHLVVGPGQIHLSRGPRENGHRPAIDPLFRSAAHYYRHAVTGVVLSGGADDGAAGVVAIAAAGGTSVAQNPNDAIHPRMPQSSIETGMVDAALSIPGIVKYLVEREVPVVAAVPDLEADDPVRQDRMKLPPDEQVGDPSPYTCPECHGTLFQVESELVPRFRCRIGHAYSQKSLEAEQAATVETALWTAIRSLEERAALLYDLAGRMRRRDIEASAVRMESQAVEAERGADQIRDLIRRGSLSALDHDESGRSPEEGHGD; this is encoded by the coding sequence TTGAGCCCTGAGCAGCCTGCTCCCGAGCGCCTGATTGTGATCGGGGGGTCCGCAGGGAGCATTGAGGTCTTGACCACCCTCATTGGGGGACTGCCGGCCGACCTGCCCGCAGCGGTTTTGATAGCAATCCACATCTCGCCCGAAGCCCGCAGCCGCCTACCCGAGATCCTCGGGCGGGCAGGAATCCTTCCGGCGACGCACGCCGTCGACGGGGAGCCGATCCTGGCGGGCAGGGTCTACGTCGCCCCACCCGACCACCACCTGGTCGTGGGCCCGGGACAGATTCACCTCTCCCGCGGGCCGCGGGAGAACGGCCACCGGCCGGCGATAGACCCTCTTTTCCGCTCTGCCGCCCACTACTACCGGCACGCAGTCACAGGCGTTGTGCTGTCGGGTGGAGCGGACGACGGGGCGGCCGGCGTGGTGGCGATTGCAGCGGCGGGAGGGACCTCGGTCGCACAGAATCCCAACGACGCGATCCACCCCCGCATGCCTCAGAGCTCGATTGAGACCGGGATGGTCGACGCCGCGCTGTCGATTCCCGGGATCGTTAAGTACCTGGTGGAACGGGAGGTGCCGGTGGTGGCTGCGGTCCCCGACCTGGAAGCCGACGACCCGGTTCGGCAGGACAGGATGAAGCTCCCGCCCGATGAGCAGGTGGGCGACCCCTCTCCCTACACCTGCCCCGAGTGCCACGGCACCCTGTTCCAGGTGGAGAGCGAGCTCGTCCCGCGTTTTCGCTGCCGCATCGGCCACGCCTACTCCCAGAAGAGCCTCGAGGCGGAGCAGGCGGCAACCGTAGAGACGGCGCTGTGGACGGCTATCCGATCGTTAGAGGAACGGGCGGCACTGCTCTACGACCTGGCCGGCCGCATGCGCAGGCGCGACATCGAGGCGTCGGCCGTGCGGATGGAGAGCCAGGCCGTTGAGGCCGAGCGAGGGGCCGACCAGATCCGGGACCTGATCCGTCGCGGCTCGTTGTCGGCGCTGGACCACGATGAGTCGGGGCGCAGCCCCGAAGAAGGACACGGCGACTGA
- a CDS encoding class I SAM-dependent methyltransferase, giving the protein MPDWGLGKYELTALELEPVAERVVAMASPLRTESVLDVACGTGNAAILAARFRSKVTGLDQAQRLIEVARTRAADEGLDITFEVGDAEALPFPDRSFDVVTSIFGMIFAGDPERAFSEMIRVMRPGGRAYLTVWLPGGTIDAMVGLFIKYVNAATGEPGPPSRLQWHEEPAVEELAARHGATATFHEGELQFFADSPEEYLRRNQENHPMSVGMKPLLENAGTLEDLESEVLDVLRSGNEDPDAFRVTSRYRVIEIRL; this is encoded by the coding sequence ATGCCTGACTGGGGACTTGGAAAGTACGAGCTGACGGCACTGGAGCTGGAGCCGGTGGCCGAACGCGTGGTTGCGATGGCGTCGCCCCTCCGGACCGAGAGCGTCCTGGACGTTGCCTGCGGGACCGGCAACGCCGCGATCCTCGCCGCCCGCTTCCGGTCAAAGGTAACCGGGCTGGACCAGGCTCAGCGTCTGATCGAGGTTGCCCGCACGCGGGCGGCCGACGAAGGCCTCGACATCACGTTCGAGGTGGGCGACGCCGAGGCGCTGCCGTTCCCGGACCGGTCGTTCGACGTCGTCACGTCGATCTTCGGAATGATCTTCGCCGGCGACCCCGAGAGGGCGTTTTCCGAGATGATCCGGGTCATGCGCCCGGGCGGCAGGGCGTACCTCACGGTGTGGCTGCCCGGCGGGACCATCGACGCGATGGTCGGCCTGTTCATCAAGTACGTCAACGCCGCCACCGGCGAGCCGGGGCCGCCGTCGAGGCTTCAGTGGCACGAAGAGCCCGCCGTCGAAGAACTGGCGGCCAGACACGGGGCGACGGCCACGTTCCACGAGGGGGAGCTGCAGTTTTTTGCCGACTCTCCGGAGGAGTACCTGAGGCGCAACCAGGAGAACCACCCGATGAGCGTCGGAATGAAGCCGCTCCTGGAAAACGCCGGAACCCTCGAAGATTTGGAGTCCGAGGTGCTCGATGTGCTTCGATCCGGCAACGAGGACCCGGACGCCTTCCGCGTCACAAGCCGGTACCGGGTGATCGAAATCCGCCTCTAG